One genomic region from Drosophila busckii strain San Diego stock center, stock number 13000-0081.31 chromosome 3R, ASM1175060v1, whole genome shotgun sequence encodes:
- the LOC108604741 gene encoding calexcitin-2 produces MSISDFRKKKLVFLFEVFFDVNKSGEIDVKDFEQAIESVCTLRGWAKDTPKNKETYDVMMEIWTGLRSKADKDNDGQVSLNEWCNMWDAYAKDPSSVMDWQNAYMNFMFDLEDASHDGGIDVTEFTLVCSSYGVDKRECEEAFSKMAQGQTDVTREQFAALWKEYFASEDVNAPGNFIFGKTSF; encoded by the exons atgtcCATCTCCGATTTCCGCAAGAAGAAGCTGGTGTTTCTGTTCGAAGTGTTCTTTG ATGTGAACAAAAGCGGCGAAATTGATGTTAAGGACTTTGAGCAGGCCATCGAG AGTGTGTGCACGCTGCGTGGCTGGGCCAAGGATACGCCAAAGAACAAGGAAACTTACGATGTAATGATGGAAATCTGGACTGGTCTGCGTTCCAAGGCGGACAAGGATAACGATGGACAG GTCAGCTTGAATGAATGGTGCAACATGTGGGACGCTTACGCCAAGGATCCCAGCAGCGTGATGGACTGGCAAAACGCCTACATGAACTTTATGTTTGACTTGGAGGACGCCTCGCATGATGGCGGCATTGATGTGACCGAGTTTACTTTGGTCTGCTCCAGCTATGGCGTGGACAAGCGCGAGTGCGAGGAGGCGTTCAGCAAAATGGCTCAGGGCCAAACCGACGTGACCCGCGAGCAGTTTGCCGCCTTGTGGAAGGAGTACTTTGCCTCCGAGGATGTTAATGCGCCTGGCAACTTCATCTTTGGCAAGACCTCGTTCTAA